In Cyclopterus lumpus isolate fCycLum1 chromosome 5, fCycLum1.pri, whole genome shotgun sequence, the genomic stretch TCAGATATAAATCCAACATTCAGCTTGTGTTACCTGGGAATTCACACTTGTGGGGTCTCTGTGGCTCGAAGTGGACCCTCTGGTGATTGGTGAGTCGCGTAGCACTGCGAAACCTCTCGCTGCAGACCTCGCAAACGAAGGCGTTGTCCAGCTCGTGGACTTTAAAGTGAGCCTTGAGGTTATAGACTGTGGTGAACCGCCGCCCGCAGCCCTTGAACGGACAGGTGTGTGGCCGCTGCTTATCGTGGGACTGAAGATGCCGCTTCAGCTTGTAAGAGGTGGCAAAAGCCCAGCCGCAGCCCTCTACAGTGCATTGGTAGGGGCGTGGGTCCTCGGCATGGTGCAGGAGGTGAACTTTGAGTTTCTGGCGCGTGTCAAATATGCTGCAGCAGCCTGGTTCTAGGCACCCAAAAGAAGCCACGGTCTCTTTCTTGGACCGTATTAGCGGCACAGACTGGAAGTGCCCACTGTCACAGTCTGCCACAATGGTTTTGGGGGTCGGGGTAACCAGATCAGCCTCTGTTACAGCGCACAGCGTCCCCACCTCCTGCTTAATGAAGGGACGGGAGTCCAGAGGTGTCCCAAGCTCTGATAATGAGCAGTCATCCACCAGAGCCAGCTCGGAGTCACTCACAGACAAACAAGGCCTGGGCTCTTCCTGCTGGCTGGAGCTGGACACTGCCAGGGTGCTGATCTTCCCAATGGATTTAGTGCCACTGTCATAGTTGAGAAGAACAATGTCCTCATGGTCTTTCATGCCTAGGTGCTCCTTTAAGCTGACCATGTCGTCCTCTTTGTGCACATATCCCTCTGGTGGGGCAGCGAGAGTCAGTATCCCGTTTTCTATGGTCACTATGATGCTTTGGTTGTTTATTGTGATGGTACCGGAAAAGGTTTCACTCGCGGGCGGACTTGTGGAGACCGTGACCGGGTTTGCGCTGCCCTGCAGCCCCGCTGGGTCTGAAATAAAGTCCGAGATGTCCATGGCTTCCGCGACACCCGAGCTTCCTGAAATCAAGGCACTGCTCTCGTCAACACGGGAGTGCGACGAGAGCTCCCTGACCAGTTTACTTTCATTGTTTTCGGTGCAAATCTGGCCACATATCTTATCACCATATTTGTTTGTCAAAACAACATCTTCGACGGTGTGGTGATATACAGTCTGTTTAGCGTTACCCACGGTGGCGTTGTCGTTTAGCAAATTGAAAACATGGTCGGCTTTTTTCAGGGCCTGGGTATCAAGACAGTTTAAGTTGTCGTTAGATTCATACAGAATAACGTCACTGCTGTTTCCAACCTCCATGGAGCCATAGGGATTTGCATTAGAGCATTCTGGTCTTTTACCTTTCATTCGATCGCAACTCTCAGAGGACACCTCCGGCCGCTGTTTACTCGCTTCACCGTTGCCATCCTCTtgaatgacattaaaaaaaacatacaattcCTGGGTGGTTTTATCAGCCCGATTCGCCGTGCTGAAGCTCCCCGGCACAGTAGCGCTGTGGCTGGCCAGTGACGGCTGCTTGAAGGCGCCGTCCTCACGCTGTTGCCGTAAAACTGGAAACGGTAACGTTAACTGCCTCTGTGGCATCGGTTCCTCTTCCCCTTCAAACAGAGGCAGCGCCATTTGCATTACAGTATCCCCGCATTCCACTCCATATTTCCAGGCAGTCTTCACAAACTCCCGCGAACCGAGCAGCGCGTCGAGCTCATTGTCTTTCTCCGTGCTCACGTTGTGAAGTCCGACATTCGGTCCGTTGCccagtaaatgtgttttatcgCTCGGTTGCGGTTTGCTGATAGGCGAACAAGCCGCTCCGCTGCCATTTTCCGCCAGTAGGTGAAACGGTGATGTCTTCGgcctggtgttgttgttgttgtcactgtGTGGCTCAGGCTGCCCCAGTAGTTCACCTGCTTCATTTTCGGTGGAAATAAAATAAGGTATCGGGCCTGTCGCTGATTGAAGATGAGGCAAAGTGGTTCCGTGTAGGGCGCCATgttgaatgtgaatgttttgGGCACCAGAAAGCCCCTGCATTTCCATCTTGGTATCCCTGTAGCAGCGACACAGAAAAGGCCCGCCCTAGTTGAAGGAGGCGTTCCAGAGAGCCACTGCACGGTTTACAGCAGGCCGGATGCTGCCTTTCTGGCCAGCATGGAAATTATGTTGTCACGGGTCGAGGTAAAAAGCCTCGGCGATTTATATAATGCGTATCCCATTTTATTATCTCCCAAAGCCTTGTAAAACTGCGAGTTTTCCACCAAACAGCCTTTCATTGTAGCTTTTTATTAGTTTGACATGTTGGAGCATAAGGACTTGTAAACCAGACTAATGCCTACATTGACAAACACACTAACCAAATGGCAAAAAACACGTCTGTATTTCAGTATATGCTAGCTGTGGGGAAGTACACACATTAGGCTACAACATTTTATAAGAGgctagttaaaaaaagaagatcagTTTGCGAGGTCTATTTAACTTTGAGCTAGGATCTACGAGGAGTACTTGAAGGCAGCGTTAGTATCAGAGTTAGGTGAAACTGGGGTGGATTTTGTAGCAGTGGATCAGAGTTAGATTTAGATTTGTTATTACCAATGAGTAGCATACGTATATATACTTGTATGAGCCATTCTCCTAATAATGCTTTAACCTTAAATGTGAAGACaaatcattttataatttaagaaataaacaTTCCAAATCATAGTCAGTGTTTTTCCACTGAGGGGCAGTGtagtattatgaaacataaaaataaatcttcTCAGAAGAAACACCAGCTTTATTACCACTATAACCCAATATTTAAAGAGCATGGCACCCTTAGGGTTGACACAACACTTTTAAGatccacattttgttattacAATTGGACTtctgattgtgatgatgataaAAAACATGTAGGCTAGTAGACTAGGATAAAACATACCATAGCAAgtatgttaaatacatttaaaaataattcttCACCACACTCAGggatataataatacaaagtttgACAACTTTCTATAACGTGGGCTAATAGCTAATAAACCGAGCACGGAGAAACTCTGATAATGCACAGAAGGAcagcgacttcattctctgctcaggtagacgttaccccaatatatctttatatagaTAAAGGTTGTTTGCTactatattaatgcaaatttAGTACATTTAAGCTGTACAAATGCTCTACTCTTAATATCTTTTGTTCAGTCCCTAACATTACCCAACAATCACTGTAAAAATAGTCACAAACTACAGATGAGCCTTAAACATTATCTTTATTTTGGTTTCTAAGCAAAAGCTATAAAACACTTGACAAAACTAGAACTACATTTTGACCGACACAAATGaagacaaatacatatttagagTATCAAGAGAGGaacaaaaaaggaaggaaggaagactTTCACAAAATATTCTGTATATCACTTTCGATGTATTTACATTTCACCTGTGTAGGCTGCATGGATCACACTGGGCGGGGGAAGAGGTGAGCGGTATGCCGTCGGTGAGTGTCATCAACTaatactgtacacactgtataGAAAGCTCCACATGCTTCATACAAAAGTATCCGATACGTTTTTGTGACCGCGTGTTGGCGTACTTCTTGATaacaacacatgcatgcatgaatgTTTCAAACAGTGTGATAAAAATCTATCCTACTGTTGGTGTGGCTCCTATATGTTTGGGATCATCACAATGGCAGTCCCTCCAAGTACACTGCACGCAATAAGAGTAGAAATAGAAAGAACGCTCCTGCACAGAACACAAGTCAACACAAGTAGGAATGTTGTTGGAAGTCCTTTTCCAGATATGACTAAATATAcagtaagtgtttttttttctttttctgaacgAGTACAATCATTGGCAGCATATCAGCCAAACAAGCatgcaaaacaacacatatttccTGTTTTGTCATATAAAAATAGAGTCCTCCCTCGTAACACACTTGTAGGATTATGACAGGAATAAGGCCACATATCCATTTCCTTTCTCATTCAATACGACACATGTTTTATAATCCAGCTGTTATTGTTATAATTGGCTGTTCAGACCTTCCTGGACTGTTTGAATCCATTCCTGTTGAGTTGTTCACTGAGTGCCGAAGGTCGGATGACAAAAAGTTTGGACATGACCGCACGATATGTGTGGATGGGAGAAAAGGAATCATGCATCCAGAAAGCAAAGGCAAAACAAATTGaatcacaaaacaaaagatgtctttaaaaaaaagtcaaattgtaAATCTGTGTGGTTATACAGCAGCTGGTAAGGCAACACTGCATACATTTCCCCAAAGTAGTCTGAGCAACTTTGACAGAGAACTATATACCAAACCTCACTCTCTTTTGTCACTCTTTTTGTTGCCGCCTTGTCTCCGGTGAGAAATGAAAAGATGACCCCTGACACTTTCACACATTCTCTGCTACACATAAGCATTCTGGGCCGTGAAATGCATGCCTACCAACTCTGCTCATTTTAAACAGGTAGGCGCTCCAGACAGCTTGGGAACCAGAGGGCAGCCACCTCATGAATGATTCATCCCAAATGACAGCCCCAGCTGAGAGTTACAatttagaggggggggggccggaGGCATATTTACGTTTGGGTTTTGCGAGCGAGGCTGAAAGACTCTCTCGATATTGTTAAATTGTATGGTGGCTAGGAGGAAGTGAGGGCGCTGGGAGTGGGGGATAGTTCAGCCTGTTCTCCATCCCGAGCCAATTTCAAGTGGGATGAGTTTTGACTCGCCAAGGCTCAGTCTCTGAATGTTGACCTTGAAATGTAGAGCACCCTCCACCAACCTTCTagataaaaacatatttgaatttTACGTTTAGCATTTTCATGAAGCAATAAAAAAGAGAACCATTGGCTCGCAGATGCCACTACCAGGAAGAGATGTAATTTCTGCCTCTCTATTCTCGGATCCACTGCATTTCCTGTCAAGCCTTCAAAATGCCCTGAGGATAAAACTGAAACTTGTAGCGGCCATCGGGCATCGGCCCCAGCGCagtctttctttatttaaatcaatGGGCCGACTGCTTCGGGATGTATGACTCTCGCACTGCGGGCACTCTTAACACTGTGAGCAGAGAAACTGGAGTGTGGTGGACGGAGCTGTGGACTCGCCCTCTGCGGGAGAAGTTGTGCTGGCAGATAAGTCCTTGGGTGGCTTTATTGATGACTGAGGAAAACGTATTAAACTACATTAGATTGAAATGCAGTTTCTAATTGCAGAGTTGTGCGTTACACCTGTGATAGgtgcagaaatgttttttatacatttcCAGTTCAGGTGTTGTTGGAGGGATCCATCCCCACCACCTCTACTGAGAGGTGTCCCCTTCAATTTACTGCGGAAACTACATTCAGAAGCCTGACTCTGTTCCAGACCCTGAAACCGTGCAACAGATgtaccacgcacacacacacacacacacagacaaaaacatacatttcccTTTGCTCAGATCTCGGACCACTGTTCTGCTGCTTTCGCTGCCCTCATCTCAGGCGTGCATGTTGCGTTCCTTGGAGGCAGGTTtggtggatgtggttgtggtggtggaCATTGAGGGGGAGTCTGAGCTTGCAGGCAGAGGGGGCCGGGGTTCGACCCCCCGGCTCTTCATGAAGGATAGCAGCTGGTCGGGGATCTCAGCCAGGACATCCTTAGCAAGGCGGGCCATGCTCAGGACCTGGTTCCCCGACCGGTCGATGTAGTCCCGGAAAGGAACAAACTGGATGGGAGAAGGAAAAGCAGATGCCAAAATGAGTGTTTTGCCTCATGCTTGTTGGTGTGCAGTTAAACAATCTGTTTGGTGGGGcatctgaatacattttaatttactacgaggaactttcattttgagTTAATTTTGGCAATCTATGTGGATAAAAGTGgtagtccctttagaaaacaacaacaaaataattcaGTTTTTAGGTTCCTTACAGatcataaaataaaacagatcaTACAATTCCCCattatctataaaaaaaaaaaatacacaaacaatattCCAAGAACTGGATGGGTTCAGAATTCATAAAAACTCCTCAAGCTGTCGATGCAGTCTTTTTCTATTTAAGAACCCTAATAAAGGCCTTTGGTTATCATTTGGATGCTGCGGTGTCACTGAGATAGATCTATGTGCTACAGGTTGTAATTGAACAAAATCAACtccatgcagatgtttgctGGTCACAGGGATGAACACCAGGGCTCTCATTTATAACTGTTGCGTACGTACAAAACCACTTCCCACGCAAACGTTGTGatctataaaaacaacaaacggGAGAACATGCTCACCTGTAAGGAAACTCTGGCCTacaaacattttggaaatgcaGATGGTGAGCCAGATTGTAATTCAATGTGAGAGGCATCATTACAGGTTGAATGGTATATAATACTTTGCACTTATATATTCTCTTCATTATAAACCGGCTGTTATTTGTGCTTGTTTGAGCCACAACAATAAGCACATGTCAATTATAAAAGATTTAAACCAACGTAAACCTAAAATCTAAttttgcttcatatttaatcCGCGCTGTCTGcctcagcccagaggagagaCCGAACTACCGACACTCAAGTACAGCTGATGAAATTATCATCAGCTGTAAGATTACGTCAACTAGCAGTAAATAACTGCAGAACAGAGCAACAGTCTTCTAATACTGTGCATATATCACCAGTTATTTAGTTTTCATAAAGTAAATGCTCTGTACTTGTATAGAACTTTGCTAGTCTTTCggccactcaaagcgctttaacactacatgtcgtcattcacccctgcacacccattcacacccatgcatacactgatggcacagcctttgggagcaatttgggtGTCTTTCCCAGTGACACActgacatggactagtggagccggggatcgaaccactgTGTCTGTGAGTAAAATCGCTGCAGTAAACACCATTTTATTGATCTATTCATGATTTATTCCACAGGGACAGATACAGAATACTGTACACAGACAAACTGTAAACAGCTCTCCGATGTGAGTATCGGAGCTCACTGGAGCAGTGGGGTAACCATGGTGACTGTCACACACCTTCTCCAGTCacttcaccttcatcttcattaCCTGCACATGTGGATTGTGTAAATTAGCAAGGTGTGGATATACAGCCAGTGACAGCTCTCGTAAGATCACTCCATATCCTCATTATCAGTCCgatgagaaataaataaataaatgaagtctGATTCttgaaaacatacaaataaatactacGGTGACACTTGTGTTGTGTTATGTTGCACGATAGATACTCTGACACTGTAAGGactgtgaggactgaggactgtAAGGACAGTGAGGACTGTGAGGACTGTGAGGACTGTGAGGACTGTGAGGACTGTGGGGACTGTGAGGACTGTGAGGACTGTGGGGACTGTGAGGACTGTGGGG encodes the following:
- the si:dkey-156n14.3 gene encoding zinc finger protein ZXDC, which produces MEMQGLSGAQNIHIQHGALHGTTLPHLQSATGPIPYFISTENEAGELLGQPEPHSDNNNNTRPKTSPFHLLAENGSGAACSPISKPQPSDKTHLLGNGPNVGLHNVSTEKDNELDALLGSREFVKTAWKYGVECGDTVMQMALPLFEGEEEPMPQRQLTLPFPVLRQQREDGAFKQPSLASHSATVPGSFSTANRADKTTQELYVFFNVIQEDGNGEASKQRPEVSSESCDRMKGKRPECSNANPYGSMEVGNSSDVILYESNDNLNCLDTQALKKADHVFNLLNDNATVGNAKQTVYHHTVEDVVLTNKYGDKICGQICTENNESKLVRELSSHSRVDESSALISGSSGVAEAMDISDFISDPAGLQGSANPVTVSTSPPASETFSGTITINNQSIIVTIENGILTLAAPPEGYVHKEDDMVSLKEHLGMKDHEDIVLLNYDSGTKSIGKISTLAVSSSSQQEEPRPCLSVSDSELALVDDCSLSELGTPLDSRPFIKQEVGTLCAVTEADLVTPTPKTIVADCDSGHFQSVPLIRSKKETVASFGCLEPGCCSIFDTRQKLKVHLLHHAEDPRPYQCTVEGCGWAFATSYKLKRHLQSHDKQRPHTCPFKGCGRRFTTVYNLKAHFKVHELDNAFVCEVCSERFRSATRLTNHQRVHFEPQRPHKCEFPGCEKTFITFSALFSHNRTHFRETGHFTCTFPGCDKTYDKACRLKIHMRSHTGERPFVCDSEGCGWSFTSMSKLLRHKRKHEDDRRFVCTEEGCGKSFTRAEHLKGHSIIHLGTKPFQCHTEGCNAKFSARSSLYIHSKKHKQDASTLRTRCPVANCSKHFSSRSSLKSHMLKHHHLSPDVLSQMETTPTLTPSSELISSTPTIVAGPGIAGGDQLTNLDLSSLFSAVPGGAAPSAGIGVGIPVAGSGCNGTFTMDLSLVSSGILTIDPSSVGTTLGIGTSTTLAKAVDPLILAASADMGPHHGLEGSVGDVLPPQGTLNLDDVQTVTPEALETLTALPMQGAGASVDPALQHPLSSSSALSVEATASIVVAPVAELLASPSEVVEVGGQGETGPLLGCVDVLGPQEGGKVLTQFVFPSHSSSSFSPQKDQELTAMSPSSFLESGGSARTDYRAIQLAKKKKQRGPSASSGVSGSSQRKTKGVKTALSPTPMAPSGVHYGEGAAAANGGLTLRDPVTGAQYVQIQLLQDDPASDGDLAFQLSSQPSSSHSQLTADLPVNILQEPSVMAEDDNGSDNSQFTGSTINLQDLE